One Heliomicrobium gestii genomic region harbors:
- a CDS encoding EAL domain-containing protein, protein MRWLQNTKIANKLLAFFLFMALLLAVVGFAGYWGSREITNIMYRITQNQIVPMQQLNRCRFLLKEQQTISIQLLLASPNKAEYNSLSARQAEQFKATDTLLGEFYGIPLDEGELDWMRRLRQEYSLFRLEWDHANERFQKGESQGALAQYQSRAAIHLDNAEVLLRVLTDHSMEKVTILNRQGDRLAQNAGQFVAVIAVLSIVIALLSGWKLSALITRPLKEMLKEVEAVAAGDMSGLGRSVPANSEDEIGKLAKGFNQMAKRLRSYLNDLQDINQAIHHQAHHDALSGLANRRQFHKRLEELLALAGKDPFAILFIDLDRFKDINDTFGHSIGDLLLKEVAGRLSTCLSQSDTIARIGGDEFTVILIHPRCDKEVREAAQQVLDRIGEPFYIRGHEFYICASIGVSRYPVDGKDKEALVRAADTAMYHAKKKGHDNIQFYTEDMHESNLRRLSLEKDLRQAIEKGQLELYYQPKVELRRGCIAGMEALLRWEHPRQGKIGPATFIPIAEESGLIHPLGEWVFQRACIQNKDWQDAGYPKMRMAVNLSPYQFRQQDLPDRLACILRETGLDPEWLELEITESSLMEQTEDTLMMLRRLKALGVHISIDDFGTGYSSLNYLKQFPIDCVNIDKTFIDDIVVNPKDSKIAYAIIGLVKSLDLRVVAEGVESVEQLSFLDRHHCDEIQGYYFSRPLPAAIFESLLQDRLWLPQRCAIKPEKG, encoded by the coding sequence TTGCGTTGGCTTCAGAATACGAAGATTGCAAACAAACTGCTGGCCTTTTTCCTGTTCATGGCCCTGCTGCTGGCTGTGGTCGGCTTTGCCGGCTACTGGGGAAGCCGGGAGATCACCAACATCATGTACCGGATCACCCAGAACCAGATCGTTCCCATGCAGCAATTAAACCGTTGCCGGTTCCTGCTGAAAGAACAACAGACCATCAGCATCCAACTGCTGTTGGCGTCGCCCAACAAGGCTGAATACAACAGCCTCAGCGCTCGCCAGGCGGAACAGTTCAAGGCCACCGATACCCTTTTGGGGGAATTTTACGGCATCCCCCTGGATGAGGGGGAATTGGATTGGATGCGCCGCCTGCGGCAGGAATACAGTCTCTTCCGCTTGGAATGGGATCATGCCAACGAGCGCTTCCAGAAGGGGGAGTCGCAAGGGGCGCTGGCCCAATACCAGAGCCGAGCGGCGATTCACCTCGACAACGCCGAGGTCCTGTTGCGTGTCTTGACCGACCACAGCATGGAGAAGGTGACGATCCTGAACCGGCAAGGCGATCGGCTGGCTCAAAACGCCGGACAGTTTGTCGCCGTCATCGCCGTTCTGTCCATCGTCATCGCCCTATTGTCGGGATGGAAACTGTCGGCGCTGATCACCCGCCCGCTCAAGGAGATGCTGAAGGAAGTCGAGGCGGTCGCCGCCGGCGACATGAGCGGCCTCGGCCGCAGCGTTCCCGCCAATTCGGAAGACGAGATCGGCAAGCTGGCCAAAGGGTTTAATCAGATGGCGAAGCGGCTGCGCAGTTACCTGAACGACTTGCAGGACATCAACCAGGCGATCCATCACCAGGCCCACCATGACGCCTTGAGCGGTCTGGCGAACCGAAGGCAGTTCCACAAGCGCTTGGAGGAACTGCTGGCGCTGGCCGGAAAGGATCCCTTCGCCATCCTCTTCATCGACCTGGATCGGTTCAAAGACATCAACGACACCTTTGGTCACAGCATCGGCGATCTGCTGCTGAAGGAGGTCGCCGGACGCCTCTCGACCTGCCTGTCCCAGTCTGACACGATCGCCCGCATCGGCGGCGACGAATTTACGGTCATCCTGATCCATCCCCGCTGTGACAAAGAGGTTCGTGAGGCGGCACAGCAGGTCCTCGACAGGATCGGCGAGCCCTTTTACATTCGCGGGCATGAGTTTTACATCTGCGCCAGCATCGGCGTCAGTCGCTACCCCGTTGACGGAAAAGACAAGGAGGCGCTGGTGCGGGCCGCCGACACCGCCATGTACCATGCCAAGAAAAAGGGCCATGACAACATCCAGTTCTACACGGAAGACATGCACGAGAGCAACCTGCGCCGCCTATCCCTCGAAAAGGATCTGCGGCAAGCCATCGAAAAGGGCCAACTGGAGCTGTACTACCAGCCGAAGGTGGAACTCCGGCGGGGATGCATCGCCGGCATGGAGGCGCTGCTGCGCTGGGAACATCCCCGGCAAGGGAAGATCGGCCCGGCGACCTTTATTCCCATCGCCGAGGAGTCTGGCTTGATCCATCCACTGGGGGAATGGGTCTTTCAACGAGCCTGCATCCAGAACAAAGACTGGCAGGATGCGGGATATCCCAAGATGCGAATGGCCGTCAACCTCTCGCCCTATCAGTTTCGCCAGCAGGACCTGCCCGATCGCCTGGCCTGCATCTTGCGGGAAACGGGACTCGATCCGGAGTGGCTCGAGTTGGAGATCACCGAAAGCAGCCTGATGGAACAAACAGAGGACACCCTGATGATGTTGCGGCGCCTGAAGGCGCTTGGCGTTCACATCAGCATCGACGACTTCGGAACGGGATACTCCTCCCTCAACTACCTCAAGCAGTTTCCCATCGATTGCGTCAATATTGATAAGACCTTCATCGACGATATCGTCGTGAACCCAAAAGACTCCAAGATCGCCTATGCTATCATCGGCCTCGTCAAGAGCCTCGATCTGCGGGTCGTCGCGGAAGGCGTGGAAAGTGTGGAGCAGTTGAGTTTTCTCGACCGGCACCACTGTGACGAGATACAAGGATACTACTTCAGCCGTCCGCTGCCGGCCGCCATCTTTGAATCGCTGTTGCAGGACCGGCTGTGGCTGCCCCAGCGCTGCGCCATCAAGCCGGAAAAGGGGTGA
- a CDS encoding YaiI/YqxD family protein, producing MKLLIDADACPREALRLSLELGRRFHVPVWTVASFNHVIESDHHVIVGGAAQETDIKVMNLAERGDVAVTQDFGLAAMLIGKGVRCLGPTGQIYDPARMDLLLEERELKARFRRGGGRTKGPKKRTADADRRFAASLEALLTPPASPAP from the coding sequence ATGAAACTGCTCATCGACGCCGACGCCTGCCCTCGCGAGGCGCTCCGGCTCAGCCTCGAACTGGGACGCCGCTTTCACGTCCCCGTCTGGACCGTCGCCAGCTTTAACCATGTGATCGAATCGGATCACCATGTTATCGTCGGCGGCGCCGCTCAGGAAACAGACATCAAGGTGATGAACCTGGCCGAACGGGGCGATGTGGCCGTCACCCAGGACTTCGGCCTCGCCGCCATGCTGATCGGCAAAGGCGTCCGCTGCCTCGGCCCCACAGGCCAGATCTACGACCCCGCGCGGATGGATCTGCTGCTGGAGGAGCGCGAATTGAAGGCGCGTTTTCGCCGCGGCGGCGGCCGGACGAAAGGGCCGAAAAAAAGAACCGCCGATGCCGATCGACGGTTCGCCGCGTCCTTGGAAGCGCTCCTTACTCCCCCAGCCAGCCCGGCGCCTTGA
- a CDS encoding BMP family lipoprotein, whose product MANRYRVAALLLATLLLLLPVGCSVATREAPPLRVVLLYDQGGPGDCCFNDMAREGVKRAAKEFGRRIDTKTFQVSSYGDNRELLLELQGQSRVDLVIAVSYDFTRSVQLVAPRYPETHFVVIDGYLPGLSPEGNVTCVTFREQEGSYLVGAIAALLTKTGSIGFIGAVKNPVIERFEAGYQAGAWRIDPEVKVLSNTIGMDSSAYLNPRRAKELSEWQYNAGVDIIYHAAGASGIGVMEAARDRNRWMIGVDADQSLTAPEGMQPYILTSMLKRVDVAVFESIRMAVQGAIHGGNILLGLREDAVGYAENEFNRERMAPIRERIESIRAEIIEGKIKAPGWLGE is encoded by the coding sequence TTGGCGAACCGCTATCGCGTGGCCGCGCTATTGCTGGCGACCCTGTTGCTCCTCCTGCCGGTGGGCTGCAGTGTGGCGACACGGGAAGCGCCCCCCCTCCGGGTGGTGTTGCTCTACGACCAGGGAGGGCCGGGGGACTGCTGTTTTAACGATATGGCACGGGAAGGAGTGAAACGGGCGGCCAAGGAATTCGGCCGGCGGATCGACACAAAGACCTTTCAGGTATCTTCCTACGGCGATAACCGGGAACTGCTCTTGGAACTGCAGGGGCAGAGCCGGGTCGATCTGGTGATCGCCGTCAGCTATGATTTTACCCGGTCGGTGCAACTGGTGGCGCCTCGCTACCCGGAGACGCACTTTGTCGTCATCGACGGCTATCTTCCCGGCCTTTCGCCGGAAGGAAACGTGACCTGCGTTACCTTCCGGGAGCAGGAAGGATCCTATCTGGTCGGCGCCATCGCCGCCCTGTTGACGAAGACAGGGAGCATCGGGTTCATCGGCGCCGTCAAAAATCCGGTCATCGAACGCTTTGAAGCGGGGTATCAGGCGGGCGCATGGCGGATAGACCCCGAGGTCAAGGTTTTATCGAACACGATCGGGATGGATTCCTCGGCCTACCTAAACCCTAGACGGGCCAAAGAACTGAGCGAGTGGCAGTACAACGCCGGTGTCGACATCATCTACCATGCCGCCGGCGCCTCGGGCATCGGCGTGATGGAAGCCGCCCGCGACCGGAACCGGTGGATGATCGGCGTTGACGCCGACCAATCGTTGACCGCTCCGGAAGGCATGCAGCCCTACATCCTGACGAGCATGCTCAAGCGTGTCGATGTGGCCGTCTTCGAATCGATCCGCATGGCCGTCCAGGGCGCCATCCATGGCGGCAACATCCTGTTGGGCTTGCGGGAAGACGCCGTCGGGTATGCCGAGAACGAATTCAACCGCGAGCGCATGGCGCCGATCCGGGAGCGGATCGAGTCCATTCGCGCCGAGATCATCGAAGGAAAGATCAAGGCGCCGGGCTGGCTGGGGGAGTAA
- a CDS encoding histidinol phosphate phosphatase, translating into MIFDTHVHTRFSTDSLMALDQAKERAEKLGIGLIITDHMDLEYPKPHSFTFDVDAFFRAYEPCRSERLRLGIEMGMRSELVDHNRTLASAYPFDFIIGSIHVVDGVEVVAQRFFQGRTKQEVYDRYFDNMLDCVKAYDFIDSLGHIDYIARYALLDDPEIHYSEFRERIDPILAVLAERGQAIEINARRLGNPAVAEAILPIYRRFAELGGRRVTIGSDAHTPRDVGQNLKASLDLAERCRLQPVWHKARVAQPVVL; encoded by the coding sequence ATGATTTTTGATACACATGTGCATACGCGCTTCTCGACAGACTCGCTGATGGCCCTCGACCAGGCGAAGGAACGGGCGGAGAAGTTGGGAATCGGACTGATCATCACCGACCATATGGATCTGGAATACCCGAAGCCCCACAGCTTCACCTTCGACGTGGACGCTTTTTTTCGTGCCTACGAGCCTTGCCGGAGCGAACGATTGCGGCTGGGCATCGAGATGGGCATGCGCAGCGAACTGGTGGACCACAACCGGACACTGGCGTCGGCCTACCCCTTCGATTTCATCATCGGCTCCATCCATGTGGTCGATGGCGTCGAGGTCGTGGCGCAGCGTTTCTTTCAGGGGCGCACCAAACAGGAGGTCTATGACCGCTACTTTGACAACATGCTCGACTGTGTCAAGGCCTATGACTTTATCGACAGCCTGGGCCATATCGATTACATCGCCCGGTACGCCTTGCTCGACGATCCGGAGATCCACTACAGCGAGTTTCGGGAAAGGATCGATCCGATCCTGGCTGTGTTGGCAGAGCGGGGACAGGCCATCGAGATCAATGCCCGTCGCCTCGGCAATCCGGCTGTGGCGGAGGCGATCCTTCCCATCTACCGGCGCTTTGCCGAACTGGGCGGGCGGCGCGTCACCATCGGCTCTGACGCCCATACGCCTCGCGATGTGGGACAGAACCTGAAGGCGTCGCTGGACTTGGCGGAACGATGCCGCTTGCAGCCGGTCTGGCACAAGGCGCGGGTCGCCCAGCCGGTCGTCCTGTAG
- a CDS encoding methylated-DNA--[protein]-cysteine S-methyltransferase, producing the protein MPEVCQIEYQSAIGLIEIGGTDQGIESICFVEDRGNDARQARPDPPACLVDCLRQLDEYFQGARQTFSLTMAPRGTAFQQRVWQALAAIPFGETRSYRQIAETIGNPRAVRAVGGANHNNPLSIIVPCHRVIGSDGSLTGYGGGLWRKEWLLNHEKGILR; encoded by the coding sequence ATGCCGGAAGTGTGCCAAATCGAATACCAGTCGGCGATCGGCCTCATCGAGATCGGGGGGACGGATCAGGGGATCGAGTCCATCTGCTTCGTCGAGGACAGGGGGAACGACGCCCGTCAGGCAAGACCCGATCCGCCCGCCTGCCTGGTGGACTGCCTCCGGCAGTTGGACGAGTACTTTCAAGGCGCTCGTCAGACCTTTTCCCTGACCATGGCGCCCCGGGGCACGGCATTCCAGCAGCGCGTGTGGCAAGCCCTGGCCGCCATCCCCTTTGGCGAGACCCGTTCCTACCGGCAGATCGCCGAAACCATTGGCAATCCCAGGGCGGTCCGGGCCGTTGGCGGCGCCAACCACAACAACCCCCTGAGCATCATCGTCCCCTGTCACCGCGTCATCGGCAGCGACGGCAGCCTGACCGGTTACGGCGGCGGCCTGTGGCGCAAAGAGTGGCTGCTCAACCATGAAAAAGGGATCCTGCGATAG